The following coding sequences lie in one Vanessa atalanta chromosome 1, ilVanAtal1.2, whole genome shotgun sequence genomic window:
- the LOC125065352 gene encoding protein disulfide-isomerase A3: protein MLGLIKIALFLGVIYLCKAAEEDVLDLTDADFSSAIAQHDTALVMFYAPWCGHCKRLKPEYADAAGVLKSDDPPVTLAKVDCTEGGKSTCEKFSVSGYPTLKIFRNGELSQDYNGPRESNGIVKYMRAQVGPSSRDLLTVENFENILAKDEVVIVGFFEKETDLKGEFLKTADKMREEIIFAHSTAKEVLEKTGYKDNVVLYRPKRLHNKFESDFVEYKGEPSLKGFIKANYHGLVGIRQKENIQDFTNPLVVAYYDVDYVKNAKGTNYWRNRVLKVAKEMTEVTFAISDKDDFMHELNDYGIDFAKGDKPVVAGKDSDGNKFVMSAEFSIVDLMAFAKDLVDGKLEPFIKSEPVPASNDGPVKVAVGKNFKELVTDSDRDALIEFYAPWCGHCQKLAPVWEELGVKLQDEPVDIIKIDATANDWPKSLYDVSGFPTIYWKPKDSSKKPVRYNGGRAVEDFIKYVADNASNELKGWDRKGNVKDEL from the exons ATGTTAGGGTTAATTAAAATCGCCTTATTTTTAggagtaatttatttatgtaaagccGCCGAAGAAGATGTACTCGATCTTACAGATGCCGATTTCTCTAGCGCTATAGCTCAACATGATACCGCTCTCGTCATGTTTTATGCTCCATG gtGCGGTCATTGTAAGCGCTTAAAACCCGAATACGCTGATGCGGCCGGCGTGCTAAAGAGCGATGATCCTCCAGTAACTCTAGCTAAAGTAGACTGTACAGAAGGCGGAAAGAGTACCTGTGAAAAGTTCTCTGTGTCAGGATATCCAACACTTAAAATTTTCAGAAATGGAGAGCTTTCACAGGACTACAATGGTCCCAGAGAATCTA ATGGCATTGTCAAATACATGCGCGCTCAAGTGGGTCCAAGCTCCAGGGACCTGCTTACTGTTGAGAACTTTGAAAACATCCTCGCTAAAGATGAAGTTGTCATCGTCGGTTTCTTTGAAAAGGAGACAGATCTTAAGGGTGAATTCTTGAAAACAGCAGATAAGATGAGGGAAGAAATTATCTTTGCACACTCAACAGCAAAGGAAGTTCTTGAAAAGACTGGCTACAA GGACAACGTTGTTCTGTACCGTCCCAAACGCCTGCACAACAAATTCGAAAGTGACTTCGTCGAATACAAGGGCGAGCCGTCTCTGAAGGGCTTCATCAAAGCGAATTA CCATGGTTTGGTCGGCATTCGTCAAAAGGAGAACATCCAAGATTTCACAAACCCGCTTGTTGTAGCCTACTACGATGTCGATTACGTCAAGAACGCCAAGGGTACAAACTACTGGAGGAACCGTGTGCTTaag GTTGCAAAGGAAATGACTGAAGTGACATTCGCAATCAGCGATAAGGATGACTTCATGCACGAGCTCAACGATTACGGCATCGACTTCGCGAAGGGCGATAAGCCCGTGGTAGCTGGCAAGGACAGCGATGGAAACAAATTTGTAATGAGTGCCGAATTCAg catTGTAGACCTTATGGCCTTCGCTAAAGACCTCGTCGATGGCAAATTGGAGCCTTTCATCAAATCAGAACCTGTACCTGCTAGCAACGATGGTCCAGTTAAAGTAGCAGTTGGCAAAAACTTCAAAGAACTTGTTACCGACAGCGACAGAGATGCCCTTATCGAGTTTTACGCTCCCTGGTGTGGACATTGTCAGAAACTTGCTCCAGTGTGGGAGGAACTTGGTGTAAAG ttGCAAGATGAACCTGTTGACATCATCAAAATTGATGCTACTGCCAATGATTGGCCCAAGTCTCTATATGATGTCTCTGGCTTCCCAACCATCTACTGGAAACCCAAGGACAGCTCTAAGAAACCTGTCCGATACAAT GGAGGACGTGCTGTTGAAGACTTCATCAAATATGTAGCTGACAATGCATCCAATGAGCTCAAAGGCTGGGACAGAAAAGGAAACGTCAAGGACGAGTTGTAA
- the LOC125063990 gene encoding FERM domain-containing protein 3, with amino-acid sequence MFKSRGDSNIVYKCTVRLLEDTEILECEFHPSYKGKFLLEHVCQQLNLTETDYFGLRYVDAGGQRHWLHLAKLILKQVKDASPILFSFRVKFYPPNPLLLKEDVTRFQIYLQLKRDLLHGRLYCTSNEAAMLGALIIQIELGDYDPNIHVGNYVTEMRLLLRQTDAIEARIQELHRDPMEGTPGGTGGVKGMSTQEAERTFVKIACQLDTYGVDPHPVKDHRGNQLYLGINHSGILTFQGSRKTHHFKWSEVHKINFEGRMFIVHLNYPEKKHTVGFKCPSGAACRHVWCCAIEQMLFFTLPSSSDACVYSGGGLFSWGTKFKYFGRTEREILERDGLLTPRDSQEEGSSSSGKRKASSVPATPSTPMTGDFGYSSLPRSTHSAPLEESGAAEGEACDGGCLLSGPAVDIALACCDHLRDERPRAPCDAYERSSTESAATQAADEWRPPALAPPPRPFSLLRAFVPSFVFVWLSLALAALLLFETDWAPLRALKRKPELVSLRHHYYAPLKDYVKRKVVELF; translated from the exons ATGTTCAAAAGTCGTGGTGATagcaatattgtttataaatgtacTGTACGATTATTAGAAGATACTGAAATATTAGAATGTGAATTTCAC CCAAGCTATAAGGGTAAATTTCTCTTAGAACATGTTTGTCAACAACTGAATCTGACTGAGACGGACTATTTTGGGTTACGATATGTAGATGCTGGTGGTCAGAGg caTTGGTTGCACTTGgctaaattgatattaaaacaagTGAAag atGCCTCACCAATCCTATTCAGTTTTCGGGTGAAATTTTATCCACCAAATCCATTGCTATTAAAGGAAGATGTAACCAGGTTTCAGATATATTTGCAGCTGAAGAGGGACCTTCTACATGGTAGACTATACTGCACATCAAATGAGGCTGCCATGCTTGGTGCGCTTATCATACAGA ttgagtTGGGAGATTATGATCCCAATATACATGTTGGCAATTACGTCACAGAAATGAGGCTATTGTTAAGACAAACAGATGCTATTGAAGCAAGAATACAG gaGCTACACAGAGACCCAATGGAAGGAACACCAGGCGGAACAGGTGGAGTCAAGGGCATGTCCACACAGGAAGCAGAGAGGACATTTGTGAAGATTGCATGCCAACTAGATACATACGGAGTTGATCCACATCCTGttaaa gATCACAGAGGCAATCAATTGTATTTGGGAATTAATCACAGCGGTATACTAACATTTCAAGGGAGCCGGAAGACACATCATTTCAAGTGGTCCGAAGTGcataaaattaactttgaagGTCGCATGTTTATTGTTCATTTGAACTACCCTGAA AAAAAACATACAGTTGGTTTCAAATGTCCCAGCGGTGCAGCATGCCGGCATGTGTGGTGTTGTGCCATAGAACAAATGCTGTTTTTTAC tctTCCATCATCGTCTGACGCCTGTGTATATTCGGGCGGCGGTTTATTTTCATGGGGcacaaagtttaaatattttggtaGGACCGAACGGGAAATATTGGAGAGGGATGGATTACTTACACCGCGAGATTCCCAG GAGGAGGGTTCCAGTTCGAGCGGCAAGAGGAAAGCGTCGAGCGTTCCCGCGACGCCCTCGACGCCGATGACCGGAGATTTCG GCTACAGCAGCCTGCCGCGCTCCACGCACAGCGCGCCGCTTGAGGAGAGCGGCGCGGCCGAGGGCGAGGCGTGCGACGGCGGCTGCCTGCTGAGCGGGCCGGCCGTGGACATCGCGCTGGCGTGCTGCGACCACCTGCGCGACGAGCGGCCGCGCGCGCCGTGCGACGCCTACGAGCGCTCGTCCACCGAGTCGGCGGCCACGCAGGCGGCGGACGAGTGGCGCCCGCCCGCGCtggcgccgccgccgcgcccctTCAGCCTGCTGCGCGCCTTCGTGCCGTCCTTCGTGTTCGTGTGGCTGTCGCTGGCGCTGGCGGCGCTGCTGCTGTTCGAGACGGACTGGGCGCCGCTGCGCGCGCTCAAGCGCAAGCCGGAGCTCGTGTCGCTGCGCCACCACTACTACGCGCCGCTCAAGGACTACGTCAAGCGCAAGGTCGTGGAGCTGTTCTGA
- the LOC125066089 gene encoding elongation factor 1-alpha, translating to MGKEKIHINIVVIGHVDSGKSTTTGHLIYKCGGIDKRTIEKFEKEAQEMGKGSFKYAWVLDKLKAERERGITIDIALWKFETAKYYVTIIDAPGHRDFIKNMITGTSQADCAVLIVAAGTGEFEAGISKNGQTREHALLAFTLGVKQLIVGVNKMDSTEPPYNESRFEEIKKEVSSYIKKIGYNPAAVAFVPISGWHGDNMLEASTKMPWFKGWQVERKEGKAEGKCLIEALDAILPPARPTDKALRLPLQDVYKIGGIGTVPVGRVETGVLKPGTIVVFAPANITTEVKSVEMHHEALQEAVPGDNVGFNVKNVSVKELRRGYVAGDSKNNPPKGAADFTAQVIVLNHPGQISNGYTPVLDCHTAHIACKFAEIKEKVDRRSGKSTEDNPKSIKSGDAAIVNLVPSKPLCVEAFQEFPPLGRFAVRDMRQTVAVGVIKAVNFKEAGGGKVTKAAEKATKGKK from the coding sequence ATGGGCAAGGAAAAGATTCACATTAACATCGTCGTCATTGGACACGTCGACTCCGGCAAGTCCACCACCACCGGTCACTTGATTTACAAATGTGGTGGTATCGACAAACGTACCATCGAGAAGTTCGAGAAGGAAGCCCAGGAAATGGGTAAGGGTTCCTTCAAATACGCCTGGGTGTTGGACAAACTGAAGGCTGAGCGTGAACGTGGTATCACCATCGATATTGCTCTGTGGAAGTTTGAGACCGCCAAATACTACGTCACCATCATCGACGCTCCCGGTCACAGAGATTTCATCAAGAACATGATCACCGGAACTTCACAGGCCGATTGCGCTGTGCTCATCGTCGCTGCCGGTACTGGTGAGTTTGAAGCTGGTATCTCTAAGAACGGTCAAACCCGTGAGCACGCTCTGCTCGCCTTCACACTTGGTGTCAAGCAGCTGATTGTGGGTGTTAACAAAATGGACTCCACTGAGCCCCCATACAATGAATCCCGTTTCGAGGAAATCAAGAAAGAAGTATCTTCTTACATCAAAAAGATCGGTTACAACCCAGCTGCCGTCGCTTTCGTACCCATTTCTGGCTGGCACGGAGACAACATGCTGGAGGCATCCACCAAGATGCCCTGGTTCAAGGGATGGCAAGTGGAGCGTAAAGAAGGTAAAGCTGAAGGTAAATGCCTTATTGAGGCTTTGGATGCCATCCTTCCGCCAGCTCGTCCCACAGACAAAGCTCTGCGTCTTCCCCTGCAGGACGTTTACAAAATCGGTGGTATTGGTACAGTGCCAGTAGGCAGAGTTGAAACTGGTGTCCTCAAGCCCGGTACTATTGTTGTTTTCGCTCCCGCCAACATCACCACTGAAGTAAAGTCTGTGGAGATGCACCACGAAGCTCTCCAAGAGGCTGTGCCCGGAGACAATGTTGGTTTCAACGTCAAGAACGTATCCGTCAAGGAATTGCGTCGTGGATATGTCGCTGGTGACTCAAAGAACAACCCACCCAAGGGTGCCGCTGACTTCACCGCACAAGTCATTGTGCTCAACCACCCCGGTCAAATCTCCAATGGCTACACACCCGTACTTGATTGCCACACAGCTCACATTGCCTGCAAGTTCGCTGAAATTAAAGAGAAGGTTGACCGTCGTTCTGGTAAATCCACTGAAGATAACCCCAAATCCATCAAATCTGGTGATGCAGCCATCGTAAACCTCGTACCTTCCAAACCCCTGTGTGTGGAAGCCTTCCAGGAATTCCCACCTCTTGGTCGTTTTGCTGTACGTGACATGAGGCAGACTGTTGCTGTTGGTGTCATTAAGGCCGTCAACTTCAAGGAAGCTGGTGGTGGTAAAGTCACCAAGGCTGCCGAGAAGGCCACTAAGGGCAAAAAGTAG
- the LOC125065207 gene encoding adenylate kinase isoenzyme 6 homolog yields the protein MEAIRRIQPNILITGTPGVGKSTISRLLSERTKFSWREVSKLAEEHNCLDEYDPDYQCPFLNEDKLLDIMEGMMAKGGNIVDYHGCEFFPERWFDGVFVIRTNNTSLYDRLSARGYTGKKLEDNIQCEIFETLLEEAQSSYKPEIVQELQNSTEDQLHSNVNTIVEWIERWKEENI from the exons ATGGAAGCAATACGAAGGATTCAACCTAATATATTGATTACTg GTACACCGGGTGTTGGCAAGTCTACAATTTCTCGTCTACTCTCAGAGAGAACAAAGTTTTCATGGAGAGAAGTATCTAAGCTTGCTGAAGAGCACAATTGTTTAGATGAGTATGATCCAGATTACCAATGTCCATTTCTGAATGAAGAtaag CTGTTAGACATAATGGAGGGTATGATGGCAAAAGGAGGTAATATTGTTGACTATCATGGCTGCGAGTTCTTCCCTGAGAGATGGTTTGATGGAGTATTTGTCATAAGAACAAATAACACTTCATTGTATGATAGATTATCTGCTAG agGTTACACTGGTAAAAAATTAGAAGATAATATACAATGTGAAATATTTGAGACTTTGCTGGAAGAAGCACAGTCATCATACAAACCAGAGATTGTGCAAGAACTACAAAACAGCACTGAAGATCAGTTGCATTCCAATGTTAATACAATTGTGGAGTGGATAGAAAGATGGAAAGaggaaaatatataa